In Panicum virgatum strain AP13 chromosome 5K, P.virgatum_v5, whole genome shotgun sequence, the genomic window aaaatttgtccccaAAATAAGTCATCTTAttctatttagaaagtgcatgtgcatgcaagaatctattagtgccaaatatgggTAATAAATAAAGGCAAATATGATCATTTTACTTCTTGTTAGTTTGTCCTAAAATTTATAGGATGACTtgttttgggacggagggactATCTCCTTGAGATGAGGGAAAGGGAAAACACGACCAGCAGAGGAAGGGAAGACGCAAGATTGAGGCACACGGAGGCACACGGGTCCTCGCGGACAGGCGGAGATGCGCAGGCCGCGCAGGTCCTCGCGGACAGGGAGATGCTCGAGGCTGCGGGGTCGCCATTGCCGCCTCGCCGAGgatccgccccgccgccgtgggTTCATCTCCCGCAGTCCCGCCTCTCTTCTGTTTCCCTCTCTCGATTAAGCCTGGACGCCTAGTCGACGCCTTACGAACCCTGGTGTCTGAGACACAGGAATGAAATGGCACCGACGAAGGCATACCTGTGTGAAGCGGGAGGATGCGGGcgccggggagagagagagagagagagagagagagagagagagagagagagaggtgtcgcggcggcggcgctcgctcgAGGACAAGCTCGCGGGCGAAGCGCCGGAGAAagtggtggcgcggcggcggcgctcgcaccAAGCTCACCAAGTGAGAGCTGTTCAGGGTTTATAGGGACAACTAGACAAATCTTCCAATTGTTCTTGTTCTCCCGGTATGTGGGCTGTGGGCCGGGGACGTGAGGCAAAGGCCCGCTATAGTAATATAAGTGCCTCCCGGTAGGTGGGCCGTGGGCCGGGGACGTGAGGCAAAGGCCCGCTATAGTAATATAAGTGCTGTGTATCGTCcgttttttttacattttttatttcgtttttAGCAAAAATAAATGtccaataattttttttgcaaatctgTATCTCTCCCGCTGGTTGACATGGCGATATTTTCTAAGAATCAAATCTACCGCCAACTGAAATGGCTATAGCCAATTCAATTGGTGAAAGGTCATCAGTCCTTTAACGGCCCAATCAAAAGGCGGCATTACCTATTTTTTACAAGataatatttatataaaaacatttttttttgcatataacCGTATGTGgagataaaaattaaaaattatatcAATTATTTAAAGTCATCACAGTAAAGAAATAATCAGATTTGTATTTGTCGATCTAGACTTTGTATTAATTAGTTTAGTATTGAGTAGATGGCTTGAAATGAAAAGGTGTTGAACTATAAACTTGTAGATGCCATCGAGCTCTAAAAATTTCATATAAATCTAGTCCTCATCTAAGGTAATGACGGGAATAATTGCTCTATTCCTCCAACTCTAGATgtgtgggtatatatagaacaTATACATGGGCATCTAGATGgacctctatacacatgggctcaatatactccaaccccccccccccccccgcattctgaactaccggcgcagcggtgttcaagactggacaacaagaaagctaacaccccccgcagtctgaacaaccgacgcaACGGTATTCAAGACTCgacaagatgagagtacaaagggcaaataccccccgtagccacaactagccaccggctacattgaggctggatcgaaactccgagaaggtcgaggagggtaggcccttggtgaagatgtcagcaaactgggaggtagtcgggacatggagtacccgaacatcaccgatggcgactctgtcgcgcacgaagtgtaggtcgatctccacgtgcttcgtccgctgatgctggacggggttggtggagagatacacggcgctgacattatcgcagtagacgagcgtactcttggcgagcgggctgtggagctccgccaagagctgtcgtagccaggacgcctccgcctcggcactggagcgagagacaaccggctgccgttTGGACGatcaggagaccaggttgccgcccaggaagacggcctagcaggaggtggagcgacgagtgtccgggcagccagcccagtcagcatcggtgtagaccaccaactcagcagaggacgaacggtgaagtaccaggccgaggtccacagtgccacggacgtaccggaggagacgcttcagcgcagcaaggtgtgactcccggggatcatgcatgtggagacagacctgctgaacagcgtaggtgaggtccggcctggtgaaggtgaggtactgcaaagcgccggctaGACTCCGGTAGGTAGTAGGATCAGACACCGGATCACctagatcagcagacagcttcgcctgagtgtcgactggagtggagcagggcttgcaatcagtcatcccagcccgctccagaatatcgagggcgtactgccgctggtgaaggagaagaccagacgggcgaggctcaacagtgacgcccaagaagtggtggagctgaccgagatccttcatagcgaactcctgctgcagagaggagatgacactctgaagcaactgctgactggaagctgtgagcacaatgtcatcgacatatagcagcagatatgccgtcgcatccccacggcggtagatgaagagagacgtgtcagacttggcctcgatgaaccccagtgtcagcaagaacgtggcgaaccgagagtaccaagcccgtggagcctgcttcagtccatagagagacttgttgagccggcagaccatatccggacgactcgagtccacaaatcccgcaggctgagagcagtaaacggtctctgacaaggtgccatgaagaaacgcattcttcatgtccagctggtgcacatgccaattgcgcgagagcgcaagcgagaggactgTGCGCAcagtagcgggcttcacgaccgggctgaaggtctcatcatagtccacaccaggcagctgagtgaacccccggagaacccagcgagccttgtagcgctccagtgtgccgtcagcccgacgcttatgcgtccagatccacttgccagtcaccacattgcaaccagacggacgcagcacgaggtcccacgtctggttggcaagaagagccgcgtactcctcttccatcgcgcgacgccagtgaggatccgccaaggcgtcgcggacagaggagggtaccggagagactcgcggctctccctcagtggcggagagagtcgtggcctgggacgccatccgccgagtcaccatgggatggatatgccgaggatcccgatggatgaccggcgtgtggtacacctccggctcggctcgagagggagctggaggaggcggcggcggcgacggctccggtgtcggcgtcgcaggagcctccggagcaggaggcggcgccggtgtcaaTGCCAAACGAcgtcggtacacctgcaccggctcagcgtaccgccgcggcgccggtgtcggcgccgagcgacgccggtacacctgcatcggctgagcgtaccgctcaagggcaggggaaggcaccgggacCGCatgtggcgcagcgggagacaccgggtccgtgcgcggcacgaccggataTTTCGGTTTTTGGGACGAAAATGCTGTcgggtccggagactccgggtataagcccggatattccgggttttggaacactccgggcgaaactccgggtataaacccgtatactccgggttttggaacactccgggcgaaactccaGGTATAAGCccagatactccgggtttgggacACTCCGAAGGAAACTCcaggtataggcccggaaactccggacttgggagtccggatactccggatttttttGGGAATGTTTTTGGCCAGGGAGTGtaatttttgtgtaaattactagTAGTTGCATCTAGTCATTGGCTATTTTAAGATTTCAACCCATGCATGCGTTCTCATATCATTTGTATACGTGTAGAcaccgccgccgagggagccgtgtacgaggtgatcgccgAGCCACAGGAGCAGCGGGGGCAAGTTCAGCAGGAAGAGCGGCGTGAGCACCCGACCCAAGGCCCAGCTGAGCCCAGTgtcgagcagcagcccgaaggcaagccccggtgcacatcctattatgttaaattatgacacctatatacgtAACTATTACCTGTGCATTAGATTTATGAAATTGTTTGGaaacctagttgcatgatctctagGATTCccggagttatactagtatgtataggacgatagaagtgctatgcttaatgggtttccggtagaagacgagtgattcctcgcactcgcgagatataggatgtttagaagaCGAGTAATCTCTGGATTACTCGTGAGAGATGAGATATAATTATATTCCAGTACATGGGATGTTGATTTCGAGATGGATTTAAATGGAGAATTTAGACCGGACAGGGAAAGATGAGGATgtttaggtatggcagcaggacatggttcctggttgtcttagctctgtctgtgtcgattaaggaccagtcgttgtggcagtgctgatcggggattgaattgtactaaccgcatgccgggagtaggaggtagtcgaaaccggtaagcctagtactgccttgcttcgaaagtacagaacttcatcaccaccccttagggcgagtcgagtagtcgaggagaaacgggatgcatatgtttacttttggtggtctctcgttgagctcggctgactatatgtaggtggggcggttctgtagttcgaggcggggaggggaagggttggtgcgtgtggtccgacggggcatactcgcgccgtgttggttaggtccaccttgcaaggttaaatcggatcgattcgccttgtctcgcggttatgagggccttgatctctttgtcgcctCGTAGAAATGAATTTGAGATGTTAGAGATAAATGATGGAACTACTTTGATTTATTATTGCAATGCTCCAACATGATTGTTGTAGATATGCCAACATTAGATGAGAGTCTTCTGTACAAAACATgcggctaaaacattgaaagtaaggatccaactatagatgcttttctgcaaaaacaacTCACCTGCCAGAAcgctgtgcatgtctagatatgtggctaagttatacccactggtcgggtaagtcttgctgagtattagttgctcagggctttGTTGGAAAAATGATTTCAGACCCGcacacgtagacttctgtccgtgTTGCGCCAAGTTTGTTCGACTGGACGCTGATGGGTGGAAGGTCGAGGACCCAGGAGCGTAGCTTGGAGCGTATGGGTGTGTTGTAGTGGGCAGATTCCATGTTCATAAAACTTTGTATAATAGCAGACACACTTGTATATTATTATGTATtttcgaactcggtttgtaaactaAATGTTTCATAAGCGTTTGGTGTTTATATTTTTAAGTACTGTGTGGTGCtcgtaccatctgcgctcaccttcgtgtgggaccaccggtgttgtttcgatcgggccgtgggttgagaaaggatcgccaaattaagctgttaagctaatgcgcccgatgtgttcaaatgacggccattacgcttacttagagttttaatttggcggttccgtcacagcatACAATTCTGCTTGCTCCGTGATAGAAGACAAGAAGTATTCAGAACCTAAGGAGCAGTTGGACTTGGCTAATTTCCTGCTGCAGTGATTGCTAATGAACGTGCTCCTTAGATTTACTGGACTAGTCCATCCATTACGACACCATTTAATATTGTCAGATTGATAATTTAAGAAAACTCCGATTTTTTTCAATGGTTAACTAGTTTAGCTTTCCTTTTGTTTGCATAGTGAAATTAGGTTCCCATGTCTTTCAAGGGGAGGCTAAAATGTTCCTTCATGATTATGGAGATGCTCCTCAACTCATGAAATTATGCAAGATCTATATCATGATTGGGCAGCCTTTAAGCATAAACAATTAACTGTATTCTAATAAAGAAAGGTTTGTCGAACTCCTTGAGGAGGTCAAGCCTGTGGCCAACAAGATAGTCAACGCTTTATAGCAGGATGTAGAGGCGTGAAAAGTGTACTCGACATTGAGGTTGTATGTAAGATACTTGATTGCCATGCTTATCCTGTTGGGTATTTGGTGATGGGATGAACACTGTGTAGTTTGTAACACGGGCCTAGAAGCTGCGTCTTAAGCAAGACATCATTTTTGCCCAAATAGTCGTAGACTACTCATTGGCGCCCGTATCTTTGAATCTGCAAAACAGAGAAAAGTTGGGCCCTTGAAGTAGTTGTATTCGGTCCACAAATGGGACCTACGCGAGTCAAGAGTTACACGCTTGTATGCAAGCAGTATACTAAATAGGCGTGAAGGCATTAAAACTACCCGATCTAACCCGTACCTTTGACTCTGCGGAAGAAGTATTCGGAGTAGGGGTCCTTATCAAGGACTAAGGCGAATCATGCAAGATTTCCCTAAAAGGCGCGAGGGTCTACAAAAACTACCTATTCCTTTGACTCTGCGAGGCAGAGAAATGTTGGGTAATCAAGGTAGTTGGTAGGGAAATACTCAAATAGGCGTAGAAGCCTAAAAACTATTCGATTAACCCGTGCCTTTGACTCTGTAAGGCAGAGAAAGGTTGGGTACTCGAGGTAGTTGGTGGAAAAACACCCCAATAGGCGTGAGAGCCTAAGAACTACTTCATTAACCTATGCCTTTGACTCTGCGAGGCAGAGAAAAGTTGGATACTCGAGGTAGTTTTAGTACTTAAAAGCAAATACATAACTGACTACTCGAGTGCGAAGACAGCAGAGATACAAGAGCTCGGGTCGGCACAGATTGTAAAAGCAAAGTAGTCaatttaggaaaaaaaatcaactcTTTATTAATATAAAGTTGTCGTGTTGCGGCTAACAATAAGTAAGTACAATATATGTAAAGTTGAGTTCCCAGAACTCTTAGGGGTTTGAAAACCTCCTAACCGTCGGGAAACACTAGCTAGTAGTAGATCAGAAATTATGAACTCCCTAAGCCATTTCAAGAGTCGAGATTATTTTTCTTCCTTTCCTGAGGGTGTTAACTCGCTCTTTTTTATTGACATTACTTAATTTTCAATAAAGCACCCGCATTCGCAGAAAGGGTCTCCATTTCAAGCTAGTGAAATGCTCCTACACAATGACTCGTGATATCCCTGTTTTTCTAGAGCAGAGTCCCTAAAAGTGTTAATGCGTTACATATCCTGAAGCCAACCGAAATGGGTAAGGAAAATTTACAGCCATGAGGATTTTACAGCCTTTACACTTCCAAATCTTTTTGAAGCTAGTGAATGTGTTGTATCTTTTTTTTAGAATAGTTCCTATAAATATATGACATATCCTGTAGGCTGTAGCCAACTGAAAAAACGTTTGAGGAAACGTAGAGTGGAAAATCCTCTACGCGTCTTGCACTGTATATATGTATCCACAGGCCACATATACCTCCAAATACTTAAAACGACGTGCAACGGACTTTTGTATGACGTCTGAACTTTTAACAATAATTTCAGCCGAATACTGCAATTTTATTTGCGCTCTCCCGTTTACCTGGCCGCAACGCACAAAAATATTGCAGATCTGTAGCTCATAGTAGTTATCGACCACAAACAGATTGTTCAATGAATTGAATCTACCATGTAATCTTTTTGCTTCCACTGAGTGATAGTTCTTCCAACAGCGTTCGATCTACTGCAGAATGACAATGCTCCATTATCACGGAATCATAGATTCATAGTGACCATCGACACATTTAGGTTCTTCGAAAGGTGTTGCCACCAACCGGCAAGCAAATTTGCCTCATAGTCATAGCCTGCTTTTTTTTCAGAGAAAAAAATATCCCTGCAGGCCTCCactgcattttttttaaaaaaagatccATCCAAACAACCAGTCCAGAGCAGAATTAATACAGCCTAGCTCCAGGAGCCCAATTACTCTATCTACACATTCCTTCCATCAGTTGGCCACATCCACACTTGCCGGTTCAGGGAAAGAAGATACCCCAGAAATAATGCTGTTCAATGCAAATCTGCAAATGATATCCTGGTATGCTCCTCTTGTCATCCATCCCACTTGTGATCCTCCCAGCTTTATAAATGGGAAGACTTCGACGCTCCTTGCTCGCAAATCTTCTCTCCTCGGCGAACTCCGGTGCCATTTCTTTTAAAACCTTTGGTCTGAGTCAGCACAGGCAAAAAATATTGCCCAACTCCTGCAGCTGCATCTCCCCGTTGGTACGGTGCCCTGGTCCGTCGCCGTGCCGATGGATCTTAAAGTATTGTCCGCCTCTCTTTGACCCTGGAAGCCGCGTGCACAATATATTCAGCTGCAGAGGTACGGCAGCGTACGAGATTCATTGATCATTGCAGAGTTCGTAGTGGAACGAGGGAGAGGTTGCTCCGAGGGTGAACTGCTAAAGAAGACATCGCCCTGGTAGTTTCCTAGCACCGtttctttttcatatttttttttcttttatctgtTGGGTCTTCAGAGGTGTGATTGCTGGCATCTTGGATCCGTGATTCACTTTCTCTAAGGCCCGGATCCGGTTCTGGATCATGGATTATTGAGAATATCCGATGAGAGGAAAGGGGGTTGGGGGAATAAAGGTGCGATGGAGAATGTGGGTTTATCCATGGAGAAGAAAGCTCCGGAGAGAAAAAGGGTACATATGCAGCTCCGCTGCAGGAGTAAAGGAGGAGAGGCATTTTGGGTCAGAAACTTGTAGGCGTATGGGATTATGTTGATCCATCTGTGTTTCTGAAAAGATCTCTGAAGATTTTACCTTGGAGGCTTTGCGTCTCTGCTTCTGTCTGAACTTCTTGGCCACCGAAATTTCGAAATTGCATCTTGTTCTTGACAACTCCGGAGTATCCCTGTAGGAAAAAGAATTTAAGTTGACCGGATGATGGATTTCTTCTTCGTTTTTCTTTTGGTACAGAAGGACCAGAACCAGGGGCAAGCGAAATGTTGTCGCTGAAGGACCTCTTTGATGCTTCAGGGCCTACGTATTTGACATATGTGAATTGGTGAGTTGTTTACTGTTTCTTTCTGAATGACTGAATCTCAATCGATTTTTTTTTCGTTGAATTAGAAAGTAGACACAATGGTTCTAGTGAGCTAGAAATGTGATTCCTGATTTATGCTAACCTGCAAAAAATTGGCGAAATCTGATGCTTTGCTCGGGCCAGGAACTGCCCGCACCACCAGCGTTCCGTCATGGCGAGCCTTGTCCAGGGCGTGTACGTCCTTGAGCGCGACCGCCAGTGGAACCGGCAGGGCCCCGACGCCCGCgcgccggcgtggtggaggtTCTTCCACTTCGAGCTGCGGCAGGTGCTCGTCGACGCCGCCGACGGCTCCATCTTCGGCGCCGTCTACGCGTTCCAGCCGCCGTTCCACCTCCTGGACCCCACGGCGGCCGCCAGCGCCCCGCACCACGTCGTCGCCTTCCGCGGCACCATCACCAAGAAGGGCTCGGCGAAGCGGGACCTGGAGCTGGACCTCCAGCTGGTCCGCAACGGGCTGGAGGGCAAGTCCCGCTTCCGCGTCGCCATGCATGCCATCCACGAcacggtggccgcggcggccggggccgggcagcagcgccgccgcgtctgGCTGGCGGGCCACTCGCTGGGGTCGGCGATCGCGACGCTGGCCGCCAAGACCCTGGCCagggcaagcgccgccgccctgcccacGTTCCTCTTCAACGCGCCGTTCCTGTCGGCGCCCGTGGAGCGGATCGGGGACCGGCGGGTGAGGCAGGGCGTCCGCGTCGCCAGCAGCTTCGTGACCGCGGGCGTGGCGGCCGTCCtggagaggggcggcggcggcggcgcgcgcgacgcgtcgttcgcggcgctggcggcgtggGTGCCGAACCTGTTCGTGAACCCGGCGGACCCCATCAGCGCGGAGTACGTGGGGTACTTCGACCACCGCAGGAAGATGGAGGCCATCGGGGCCGGCGCCGTGGGGAGGCTGGCGACGAGGAACTCGGTCAGGGACCTGCTGCTCGGCATCGGCAAGGGGGGCGGCGGGTGCGAGCCGCTGCACCTGTTCCCGTCGACCGTGCTGACGGTGAACCGCGGGCCGTCGCCGGACTTCAAGACGGCGCACGGGATCCACCAGTGGTGGCGCCCCGACCTGGCGCTCGAGTGCACCGCGCATTACTATTAGTACACTTAGTAAATTGAGAGTTTAGACATCTAGGTGAAATTGCGGTTTGGAAACTTGTAGTGCAATTTACTTATATCCTACATAGTCTATCGGACTGTTTAATTGAAACAGAAACTGAAAGAGTCTCCATGGAACTGCATCAATCAAATTTCAAATCTTTATTAGACTGATCCGTGTGGTCTCTTGGACGGTGAGCCGCCGGTCCTCTACTTCGTGTAAGACCTCCGGCATAGGGCGGACATGAACAAACGTGTTACGTGCCCCCCCTCTACTGAACAAATTGTGAAAGCACATTTGGTATGGTAGTGGAGTTATGCATCGATATGACTTATAACAGTTTAAATCTTGGTGtatgttaaaaaaataaattggcTGTGTTCTCGTCATAAATTTCTCATGAACTATGTTCCCGTTTGAAAATGCTCCCTTGATGGTAGTGTTCCTCAAAATCAACTCTACATTATGTTATTGATATTGGTATCAACTCTACATTATGTTATTGATATTGGGTATATATTTTGGTACTTTTAACCCTTTATAATCAAGCGTGCCATCTGCCATCACTCTAATGATTTACATATGTTGCCCCCAAAACAATACTCAATCATTGAGCATAGTTTCGAAAAGTGATGGATCAAAATTTTACATTTTCTGTTGCTTATGAAGAGGGAAAGACATAAACATAAATTTTATAGGGAGAAAAAAggcaatgaaaaaaaaaacttaaaatCGAAAAAAAAATACTGGGAGGTCTAATTGGCCGCCCGTACTTATTGGGCTGCACGGGGCTGCCTGAGCCCATCAAACTTGTTTCTTGGGCCTCACTCAAATGCAGTGGTACAACGGCCCGCGTACGTCGTCTCCTCCCTTTCCCTTTCCTCCTCCGGCCGGACCGGCACCGCCGCGGCGGCATCTCCTCCGTCCCACCTAGCCGCCGGCGCTGTGCATAGGACGTCTCGCTCACCCTACTGGGGTTGCGCCTCCAGCCACCCAACTAACCACCTTTGCTAGGGCTGCCCCAGTTGCCGCTCGCCGGAGCCGGTGATACCCTGCGCCAATCGGTTCCGCGTTTCCCCCAATTCGAGTGGCGAGCGATCGGACCGCGAGATTCCCCAGCTCTCTTAAGCCCCAGCGCTTGATTAGTCCCTGATTTCGGGCTGCGGGTACTGGGTTCGGGCAAGGGCGCGCTCGTAGCTGCCTTCTGCGTGCCGAAGCTCAATCGCGATGTTCCCGTGGGAAACGGAGGTTGATGGAGAATTGAGTGGAGCACCGGGGAAGATGGATGATCCGGTACTGTGTCCCTTTAGGCTTTTACTTGTGCTTAGCGAAGTTAGAGCTGCTTTGCTGCTGGTGGTTTTACGGTTTCGTTGTTGTGCTATTAATTGGTGGTACTGCCATTTGCCAGTGGAGTTGTTCAATGAAGAATGAACTAATTCTACGCAGATAGTAGTTCCC contains:
- the LOC120707859 gene encoding GDSL esterase/lipase At4g10955-like — its product is MLSLKDLFDASGPTYLTYVNWNCPHHQRSVMASLVQGVYVLERDRQWNRQGPDARAPAWWRFFHFELRQVLVDAADGSIFGAVYAFQPPFHLLDPTAAASAPHHVVAFRGTITKKGSAKRDLELDLQLVRNGLEGKSRFRVAMHAIHDTVAAAAGAGQQRRRVWLAGHSLGSAIATLAAKTLARASAAALPTFLFNAPFLSAPVERIGDRRVRQGVRVASSFVTAGVAAVLERGGGGGARDASFAALAAWVPNLFVNPADPISAEYVGYFDHRRKMEAIGAGAVGRLATRNSVRDLLLGIGKGGGGCEPLHLFPSTVLTVNRGPSPDFKTAHGIHQWWRPDLALECTAHYY